TGTCCAATAAAAGGATGTCCGCTGTATCTATGAACCCTAATAAACACCCTTTGAGTAAGAGTAATATGAGGTCTTCATCGTCGACAGAGAGCGAGCAACAAAAGATACAACGATCAAATGATTTATTGGCGCTGAAAAAGCACAACAGCAGTACATCTAACGTTGGAAAGCATGAAACGCCCTCTACTCTTATAACCAGTTTGCAATCTAGCAAGCATGGGTCCCGCGAGATATTGCCCCGAtttagaaaaaaaaaaaactttgaagaccGAAAACCTTTGACGTCGCAACTGTCGCTGatgttcaacaaaaaaagagaaagaattACAGATGCATCTGAAGTTTTGGAGTACTTCAGCTTTGTATCCGGTGCCACGGTTCAGAAATCCGAATCTATGTTGCTGGAATCATATGTTCAGACCTCGGCTAAATATAAAAGGCATCCTTTCGAAGCGAATGTCAGGCGTTCGGCTactgtttttgaagtaaTCGGGTTTTTGTTGTATCTTTATTCGACCAAATATAAACCGGAtgatattgaaaaggatGGTTTGAAGATGGCTGAATTGCTAGACCCTAATAACTTCAATCTAAAGATTGTGGATGAGGATGGTGAACCATTTGAAGATAATTTCGGTAAATTGGACAGACACAGTGCCATGCAATCTGTATCCGACAATGAGGTTGTATTATGCAAGGCTTCAAATGAGGAGCTTATTGCAAATAGATTGGATACACCCTTGCCGTACGATTTGACAGAACAATCCAGCTTAGAGCAGAATACGTCCACATTGCCTCACTCAAGTTTGCACAAACCGGAAAATGCTTTGAATCAATTAAGTTTCTATAAATCGATCATCAGCGGTAACAACGCTGCAGACCAGGAGAAATCGTCCAATGTTATTGAGGTTACAGTCTATCTGTACCCAAATATCAATCCCAAATTCAATTATACTAATATCAAGGTAGCGGTTACCTCTAACATCAACGACATACTAGTGAAATACTGCAGACTAAAAAACATGGATCCCAATGAATATTCTTTAAAGCTTCTGGGCAAGAAATACATTCTCGATTTAAATGACACAGTTCTGCGGTTAGATGGGAATAATAAGGTGGAGCTAATTTCCAAAAAGGAAGCTCGGGGACTGCACTTAGAAAAGATTAAGCCAGATATGAAAAAGCCAAAACTACCGACAATACAGAGTAATGACCTAACACCGCTGACTTTAGATTCTGCCTCGTACTTGACCACTGATAAGGGTACAAATGCGGTAGAAAAGCAAGATGATGGAGAAAAGCCGCATGTTAAGAAGCAACCTTTTAGTAAGTTGCCCAAGCATGTCAACTCTAAGTATAAGCTGTCCAGCACAAAGCAGCAGCCATCATCCTTAAGTGGTCCGTCATCCAGTTTTTCCGGAGCTGGGTTCTTtaagaacaagaacaattCCAAATCGTCGTTACACGGAACTACCAATATTTTTGGATATCAGTCCAAATCACCAAGTGTCAAGGACAATCTTCAAGGTATCGGCAACGGCCAGACCGATTTCCAAGACTTGTTTGGCGGGACCGCATATTATAAATATAAGGTTTGGAGAAGGCAACAAATGTCGCTTATCAACAAACACGAGAGAACGTTGGCACTCGACGGTGACTACGTGTATATTGTTCCACCGGAGGGCAAGATGCATTGGCAAGAGAATGTAAAGACCAAATCCTTTCATATCAACCAAGTCGTGCTGGTGAAAAAATCGAGGGTCCCtgaaaacttcaagatATACGTCAAAAGAGGCCCAGGTGACATCAAAAGGTACTACTTTGAAGCAGTGTCTCCGCAAGAGTGCACTGAAATTGTCACCAGGATCCACAACCTATTGACCGCGTACAGAATGAACCATAATTGATGTACTTTCTACCTTCTGAAGGAGTTCTTACATATGATTGGTCGAGAGACGGTTATTCTGtgagaaaaataaaaaagaataatTTAAAGATTTCATACAATTGTACTAACACAACCATCCCTCGGTAGTATATCCGCTGCGTGGTAACTCTTTCCACGATCAAAAATTAACAGCATTACAGGCCACCATGGGTTCCACATATGAAATTCTGGGGAGAACATTTAAGCCACATCAGTTAGCACTGGGAACTCTCGGTTTTCTTTCCCTGATAGTGATGCCAAACCCGTTTGCTgctaaaaaagaaaaggtaGTGGATATAAAAGCGGGCTCcaaggaggaggagcagTTCATCAAGGCCTATTTGGAGAAACATACTACTTAAACACGGTTTCCAGATTCCTTCAAGTAGTAATATGGTACATTGTGTATTTAGTTTTGCCGATTCCGACCTATCTCTAGATTACATTGAATATCTATATATTCACATATTCGTCAATGATATATTCATTCATCTTTATTTCAAGAGGTAAGAGACGCTTATTTGAAGACAGCACCGTTTGATAGTGGATCAGCTGCTAAAATgttttctctgtttctcATTTTCCTCTTGACAGCGGCATCCGATCTTTCCTTCGCCTCCGTAGCCGCTTGTTGCTTCAACTGGGCTCTCACAACGTTTGGAGAAACGTACTGTCTGTTCTCGTAGATCTTTGGACCACCAAATGAGCCCTCCAAAATTAGTATCACGGTCATGACAAAGCGGGGGCCTATCTCAACTAAAGATAAGTCTTCCTCACCTT
The sequence above is a segment of the Huiozyma naganishii CBS 8797 chromosome 11, complete genome genome. Coding sequences within it:
- the ATP19 gene encoding F1F0 ATP synthase subunit k (similar to Saccharomyces cerevisiae ATP19 (YOL077W-A); ancestral locus Anc_3.128), with product MGSTYEILGRTFKPHQLALGTLGFLSLIVMPNPFAAKKEKVVDIKAGSKEEEQFIKAYLEKHTT
- the AVO1 gene encoding Avo1p (similar to Saccharomyces cerevisiae AVO1 (YOL078W); ancestral locus Anc_3.126), with translation MDTTASINQLRSQFLKIFPEKDQMRRVIKPYYSPKYAQDAWSHGQRDYRDEIKDIFCDADGSNMLDHLESPPITSNFIDGYEYNNWNKYKSSNTQGGSAANKTHNYQDSVMDSMRSPIESTLLRTPGVYPDDNNPGENVSGMVMRNDSLRFDSAKTLKGKSLLNVNEKDYPDTPDFEDEMIYSPESDSESVEPKSKFIKKTRLPFRRIFGGKKHGGGFLSRRRNSDAEEDDPVDDFSFYHNSLDRRMLDANAGKSRIEPKKPKTQSKYATKNSVKTKLNPIPNPGPSLKQTPTAHSKRKSKYAMNFDYDENIDEDDEDDEDDEDEDSAKLRSKFFQVSEIKNRENSSENSNNDDRSTSNGTNATNPSNTITGNVSRLKSHFPQLPRGSILDSTRNNSTRSDSLATTKPHGIGDDENSFSGKSIKESSLAHRHNGKDIDDNDDDISDIESYINEKDLDALELMNSEEHRNETFKEPGLSKIASQNDSVVQNNLLVPTETTNTSEVSSYGKSLLGSDFSRDYSMRRDNFTFASTSLSMESTVPGHTISSHSIPLSLEGYALYRAEDDSTINHVFDKAVMNMNVPKSARGRGRKGSTLSLRDSLSRSMSNKRMSAVSMNPNKHPLSKSNMRSSSSTESEQQKIQRSNDLLALKKHNSSTSNVGKHETPSTLITSLQSSKHGSREILPRFRKKKNFEDRKPLTSQLSLMFNKKRERITDASEVLEYFSFVSGATVQKSESMLLESYVQTSAKYKRHPFEANVRRSATVFEVIGFLLYLYSTKYKPDDIEKDGLKMAELLDPNNFNLKIVDEDGEPFEDNFGKLDRHSAMQSVSDNEVVLCKASNEELIANRLDTPLPYDLTEQSSLEQNTSTLPHSSLHKPENALNQLSFYKSIISGNNAADQEKSSNVIEVTVYLYPNINPKFNYTNIKVAVTSNINDILVKYCRLKNMDPNEYSLKLLGKKYILDLNDTVLRLDGNNKVELISKKEARGLHLEKIKPDMKKPKLPTIQSNDLTPLTLDSASYLTTDKGTNAVEKQDDGEKPHVKKQPFSKLPKHVNSKYKLSSTKQQPSSLSGPSSSFSGAGFFKNKNNSKSSLHGTTNIFGYQSKSPSVKDNLQGIGNGQTDFQDLFGGTAYYKYKVWRRQQMSLINKHERTLALDGDYVYIVPPEGKMHWQENVKTKSFHINQVVLVKKSRVPENFKIYVKRGPGDIKRYYFEAVSPQECTEIVTRIHNLLTAYRMNHN